A region from the Aegilops tauschii subsp. strangulata cultivar AL8/78 chromosome 5, Aet v6.0, whole genome shotgun sequence genome encodes:
- the LOC109735771 gene encoding uncharacterized protein, with protein sequence MPTPGGYALVLDPTLVVAKRTCKFLRVLIYGGSSINILYRDTMTKLSIEAKQLKPTRMVFHGIVPSLSCSPIGWIRLDTLFGTSDHFRREPIWFEVVDLSSPYHMKMPGPKGLVTIVDDYKKSLECARASAKLDESLVIAKERRQLDRIVALADEQPAMPAPAKESAGEASFQPSKDTKKIPLNPSDPSYSKYIVVGTSLSST encoded by the exons ATGCCCACACCGGGTGGGTATGCCCTCGTCCTCGACCCCACCTTAGTCGTTGCAAAGCGCACCTGCAAGTTTTTGCGAGTCCTCATatatggcggcagcagcatcaacatcctctaccgcgacaccatgaCCAAGCTCAGCATCGAGGCCAAGCAACTGAAGCCGACCCGGATGGTGTTCCACGGCATCGTGCCGAGTCTCTCTTGCTCCCCCATCGGCTGGATCCGGCTCGATACCCTATTCGGCACCAGCGACCACTTCCGGCGCGAGCCCAtttggttcgaggtggtggacctgtccagcCCGTACCAT atgaagatgccgggtccCAAGGGCCTCGTCACTATTGTTGACGATTACAAGAAATCCCTGGAGTGCGCCCGTGCCAGCGCCAAGCTGGACGAGTCGCTGGTCATAGCCAAGGAGCGGCGCCAGCTCGACCGGATCGTCGCCTTGGCCGACGAGCAGCCGGCTATGCCGGCTCCAGCCAAGGAGTCAGCTGGCGAGGCCTCGTTCCAGCCATCCAAGGACACCAAGAAGATCCCGCTCAACCCGTCCGACCCCAGCTATAGCAAGTACATTGTTGTGGGCACCAGCCTCAGCAGCACATAG